One part of the Candidatus Hydrogenedentota bacterium genome encodes these proteins:
- a CDS encoding DUF362 domain-containing protein, whose protein sequence is MQTRRGFLKLTAAAGGALAVGPRALGQAAEPASMAIARCTTSPQEAEAIQAMAVQLTTQAIEALGGMKRFVKSGDVVWMKPNMAWDRTPDLAANTNPDVIATLVKMCFEAGAGKVKVGDFPCHEAKLAYKSSGIADAAEKAGAEIVFLDESRFREMNVGGKILKNWPVYPEIVEADLVINAPVVKTHSIAKMTLCMKNYMGIANDRQKWHQNLSDCLCDITKFMKPRLCVVDAIRILTANGPTGGNPADVKRMDTVAAGTDIVALDAFGATLLEFKPEDISSVVAGQAAGLGTMDYKSLNPKELTVA, encoded by the coding sequence ATGCAGACACGTCGAGGGTTCTTGAAGTTGACGGCTGCGGCGGGCGGCGCGCTGGCGGTAGGACCGCGTGCACTCGGCCAAGCGGCCGAGCCGGCGTCCATGGCAATCGCACGATGCACAACTTCGCCGCAGGAGGCGGAGGCGATCCAAGCGATGGCCGTGCAGTTGACGACGCAGGCCATTGAGGCTCTTGGGGGAATGAAGCGTTTCGTTAAGAGTGGAGACGTGGTGTGGATGAAGCCAAATATGGCGTGGGACAGGACGCCGGATTTGGCTGCGAACACGAACCCGGACGTGATTGCGACATTGGTGAAGATGTGCTTTGAGGCGGGGGCGGGAAAGGTGAAGGTTGGGGACTTCCCGTGCCACGAAGCAAAGCTTGCCTACAAGAGCAGCGGCATCGCGGACGCAGCCGAAAAGGCGGGGGCGGAAATCGTGTTCCTGGACGAGTCGCGCTTCCGCGAGATGAATGTAGGGGGCAAAATCCTCAAGAATTGGCCGGTATACCCGGAGATCGTTGAGGCGGACCTTGTGATTAACGCGCCGGTGGTGAAGACGCACAGCATCGCGAAGATGACCCTGTGCATGAAGAACTACATGGGGATAGCCAACGACCGTCAGAAGTGGCATCAGAACCTTTCGGATTGTCTGTGCGACATTACGAAATTCATGAAGCCACGTCTGTGCGTCGTGGATGCGATTCGAATTCTGACTGCAAATGGCCCGACCGGGGGGAATCCGGCCGACGTGAAGCGAATGGACACCGTTGCCGCGGGCACGGACATCGTCGCGTTGGACGCGTTCGGGGCTACTCTGCTTGAGTTCAAACCCGAAGATATCTCGTCGGTGGTGGCTGGACAGGCAGCGGGACTGGGAACGATGGACTACAAGTCCCTTAATCCGAAGGAGCTGACGGTCGCGTGA
- the groL gene encoding chaperonin GroEL (60 kDa chaperone family; promotes refolding of misfolded polypeptides especially under stressful conditions; forms two stacked rings of heptamers to form a barrel-shaped 14mer; ends can be capped by GroES; misfolded proteins enter the barrel where they are refolded when GroES binds), whose protein sequence is MAKQLAFDQEARAALIRGADVLANAVKATLGPKGRNVLLEKSFGAPNITKDGVTVAKEVELKNPYENMGARMVREAATKTQDVAGDGTTTATVLAQAMLHEGLRHVTAGANPMHLKRGMDKAMEAVVEAVKAASKKVRNSDDITHVATISANGDKEIGQMIAEAIAKVGEDGVVTIEEGKGLNSELEIVDGMQFDRGFLSPYFVTSPENMTATLEDCYVLAYEKKISSLNDIVPLLQQTAQSGRPLLIIAEDVEGEALATLVVNRLRGILNVCAVKAPAFGDRRKEILRDISILTGGTYISEELGTKLENITLKDLGKAKRIEVNKDNTTIVQGGGSKKEILARCETIRKAIEATTSDYDREKLQERLAKLAGGVAVIKVGAATEIELKEKKARTDDALNATRAAIEEGFVPGGGIALLGARQAAKTVKLKGDFATGANIVYNACAAPLWQIAANAGLEGSVVVADVEASKAGVGLNAATGDMEDLVKAGIIDPAKVLTTALRNAVSVAGIFITTECVVADIPKKEPAAPAGPPHGGMGGMGGMM, encoded by the coding sequence ATGGCCAAACAATTGGCGTTCGACCAGGAAGCCCGCGCGGCTTTGATTCGCGGAGCCGATGTGCTCGCGAATGCCGTCAAAGCGACGCTCGGTCCCAAGGGACGCAACGTGTTGCTTGAGAAATCGTTCGGCGCTCCCAACATCACCAAAGACGGCGTTACCGTCGCGAAGGAAGTCGAACTCAAGAACCCCTACGAGAACATGGGCGCGCGCATGGTTCGCGAAGCCGCGACCAAGACGCAGGACGTCGCCGGAGACGGCACGACGACTGCGACCGTTCTTGCCCAGGCGATGCTTCATGAAGGCCTCCGCCACGTGACCGCCGGCGCAAATCCGATGCACCTTAAGCGCGGCATGGACAAGGCCATGGAAGCCGTTGTCGAAGCCGTTAAGGCCGCCAGCAAGAAGGTTCGTAACAGCGACGACATCACGCACGTGGCCACCATCTCCGCCAACGGCGACAAAGAGATTGGGCAGATGATTGCCGAAGCCATCGCGAAGGTTGGAGAAGACGGCGTCGTTACCATCGAAGAGGGCAAGGGCCTCAATAGCGAGCTGGAAATTGTCGACGGTATGCAGTTTGACCGCGGTTTCCTGTCGCCGTATTTCGTGACCTCGCCCGAGAATATGACAGCGACTCTTGAAGACTGCTACGTACTTGCGTACGAGAAGAAGATCAGCTCTCTCAATGACATCGTCCCGCTGTTGCAGCAGACTGCCCAGAGCGGCAGGCCATTGCTGATCATCGCCGAGGACGTGGAAGGCGAAGCTCTCGCGACGCTCGTCGTGAACCGGTTGCGCGGCATTCTCAACGTGTGCGCCGTGAAGGCGCCGGCGTTCGGCGATCGCCGCAAAGAAATCCTGCGCGACATCTCGATTCTTACGGGCGGTACGTACATCTCCGAAGAGCTCGGCACGAAGCTTGAGAACATCACGCTGAAGGATCTCGGTAAGGCCAAGCGCATCGAAGTGAACAAGGACAACACGACGATCGTCCAGGGTGGTGGAAGCAAGAAAGAGATTCTTGCCCGTTGCGAAACCATCCGCAAAGCCATCGAAGCGACCACGTCGGATTATGACCGCGAAAAGTTGCAGGAACGTCTTGCGAAACTCGCGGGCGGCGTTGCGGTGATTAAGGTTGGCGCGGCCACCGAAATCGAGCTCAAGGAGAAGAAGGCCCGCACGGATGACGCCCTGAACGCGACCCGCGCTGCCATCGAAGAAGGGTTCGTTCCTGGCGGCGGTATTGCGCTTCTGGGCGCTCGCCAGGCTGCAAAGACCGTCAAACTGAAGGGCGACTTCGCCACCGGCGCCAACATCGTTTACAACGCATGCGCCGCGCCCCTGTGGCAGATCGCCGCGAATGCCGGACTTGAAGGTTCGGTAGTCGTCGCCGATGTCGAGGCATCCAAGGCGGGTGTCGGCCTTAACGCCGCGACCGGCGACATGGAAGACCTCGTCAAAGCCGGTATCATCGACCCGGCCAAGGTGCTGACCACCGCGCTTCGTAACGCCGTCAGCGTCGCGGGCATCTTCATCACGACTGAATGCGTCGTCGCCGACATTCCGAAGAAGGAGCCTGCGGCTCCCGCCGGCCCGCCTCACGGCGGTATGGGC